The Rickettsia endosymbiont of Cantharis rufa genome segment TCCTATATCTTTAATTGGTTTTCCATAGGTTACGGCAAGATATTTTTTTACGACCATTTTTTCTTTAAAAGCATCATGGAGCTTTACGCTACTTAAATAATTTTTAGCTATTAAAAGCAAGCCGCTTGTTTCTTTATCTAGCCTGTGTACTAGCTTATAGTCAATTGATTTAAACTTGCCTACATCGTCACTCATCGCTCTCATATTAGATATAGGCTTTGCTTCTTGCTCCTTGTATCCAAGTTCAACCGAATTGACTATAAAATCTGCTCCCACGTGATTTAGATATTTTAATGCAGCGTCAATAGATAAATTTATTTTACTACCGCCTTGAGTAGCAATCCCTGACGGTTTATTTATAGCTATTAAATTATCATCTTCATATATTAAATAATTAGTAGTAATTTTCTTCGCTAACTTAATTTCAGCATCGGTAAAAACTAATTTTTCAGGTTGTTTAACAGGCAAATTAAACTTATCGTTAATTACAATCTCATCGCCGTCTATTACCCTTAAATTTGCTTCTGCTTTCTGAGAATTAACGGTAATTTGTTTTTGACGTAGTGCTTTCTCTATTATTCCTTGAGTCAATAAAGGATATAAACGCTTTAAATATTTATCTAATCTAGAAGGAATGGGAGTATTGACATCGATGATCATATTTTTAATAAACTTAAGAATTTTTTATTAAAAAATAGCACCATATTAATACTGATAAAAGAACTATAGCAAAAAATTGATGAGTAGAGGCAATTATTATAGGTACATAGTATAAAAGAGTAATTATTCCGGTAGATATCTGCACCAATAGTGTAATCATTAGAAAATATGCTATTTTATTTAATTTCGGATGTTTTATTTTTAACAAATAAATTGCCAAAGCCATAACAACCATAAATACGATATAACCACCTAAACGATGTATGAATTGCATAAAAACCGAATCATACCAGTTTTTAAGGTCAAAGAAATTATCTTTTATCTCTGTCGGAATAAAGCTATCACCCATTAGCGGAAAGCTATTATATATCAGCCCTGCATCAAGCCCTGCAACTAAAGCACCTAAAAAAATTTGTACATATATTACAGTAATAGCAATACCAGAAAATATTAACGGTAATTTTAAATTTATTTGTGCTGGGATTAACAAAATATCACAACGATTTTTTATTAATTGATAAAAAAGTATGTGATAAATAATTACAGCGATAATTAAATGAAAAGCAAGTCGGAAATGACTAACAGACGGGTTATTCAGTAAACCGCTTTTAACCATATACCACCCCATAAAGCCTTGTACACAAAACAACAACAAAGCAGTTATATAAGGTAGCATATCACGATTTTTTATTATTCTTTTAAAATAAAAATATACTAAGGGTAGGATGTATATTATACCGGTAATTCTACCAAATAATCTATGTGTAAATTCTAGTAGATAGATAAATTTAAACTCTGATA includes the following:
- a CDS encoding RluA family pseudouridine synthase; amino-acid sequence: MIIDVNTPIPSRLDKYLKRLYPLLTQGIIEKALRQKQITVNSQKAEANLRVIDGDEIVINDKFNLPVKQPEKLVFTDAEIKLAKKITTNYLIYEDDNLIAINKPSGIATQGGSKINLSIDAALKYLNHVGADFIVNSVELGYKEQEAKPISNMRAMSDDVGKFKSIDYKLVHRLDKETSGLLLIAKNYLSSVKLHDAFKEKMVVKKYLAVTYGKPIKDIGEVRNNIGKSNGSTPKIIDIDNENGKLTITYYKLLKSLDNNLFLIEFTPVTGRMHQLRLHAKLLGCPILGDDKYGNKEIMPYSKYMFLHANSICLSEKVFGKEINLEAKLPFYFTKCLT
- a CDS encoding COX15/CtaA family protein, with amino-acid sequence MQKSLIIRWLFISCIMVIAMIIIGGITRLTGSGLSIVEWRPITGILPPFSFEGWQAEFVKYKAFPEYNSVNYGMTLSEFKFIYLLEFTHRLFGRITGIIYILPLVYFYFKRIIKNRDMLPYITALLLFCVQGFMGWYMVKSGLLNNPSVSHFRLAFHLIIAVIIYHILFYQLIKNRCDILLIPAQINLKLPLIFSGIAITVIYVQIFLGALVAGLDAGLIYNSFPLMGDSFIPTEIKDNFFDLKNWYDSVFMQFIHRLGGYIVFMVVMALAIYLLKIKHPKLNKIAYFLMITLLVQISTGIITLLYYVPIIIASTHQFFAIVLLSVLIWCYFLIKNS